The Saprospiraceae bacterium genome contains the following window.
ACCGTTTGCACAACTGTCAATAAAGTCTGTGCATCTGGCATGAAAGCCATTTCAATGGCTGCTCAATCGATTCAATTAGGCGTATCTGAAATTGTAATTGCCGGTGGCATGGAAAGCATGTCCAATATTCCTTATTACGTGCCGAATGCCCGATGGGGAATGAAATACGGTAATTCAGAACTCATTGATGGATTGCACAAAGATGGCTTGATGAATATTTATGATAAATTGGCTATGGGTGTTTTTTCAGATCAAACTGCCAAGAAATATTCCATTAGTCGTGAAGAGCAAGATGCGTATGCAATCAGCTCCTATCAAAAATCCGCACAAACTACTGCAGATGGAGGATTCACAACTGAAATTGTACCGGTATCCATTGCACAAAAGAAAGGAGATCCTTTATTGGTTAACAAAGATGAAGAATTTACAAAAGTTGATTTTTCTAAAATACCTTCTTTAAAACCAAGTTTTACTTCAGATGGCACTGCTACAGCAGCCAACTCATCAACACTCAATGATGGAGCTTCTGCTTTGTTATTAATGAATGCTGCAAAATTAAAGGAATATAATTTAACACCGATTGCACGGATTGTTTCTTATGCGGATGCCGAACAAGCACCAGAATGGTTTACAACAACCCCATGCATTGTTACTCCATTGGCTTTAAAACGAGCCGGTTTACAAAAAGATCAAATAAGTTATTTTGAAATCAATGAAGCTTTTGCTGTTGTACCCCTTGCATTTAGTAAAATACTTGATTTAGATCTCCAAAAAATAAACATACATGGCGGAGCAATTTCATTGGGTCATCCTATTGGATCCTCAGGTGCCCGTATTGTTTGTACTTTAAGTCAAATTTTGCGACAGCAGCAAGCACAATATGGTTTGGCTACAATTTGCAATGGTGGCGGCGGTGGAACTGCTGTGATTATTGAGCGAATGTAATTACTTTCCTTTTCCTTGAATTAAAACAGACAGGGTATAAAACAAGATTTTAAAATCTAGGCCCAGTGATCTGTTTTCTATGTATAAAATATCGTATTCAAGCCTTTGAAGCATTTCTTCAATACTGGAAGCATATCCAAATTTTACTTGTCCCCAGGAC
Protein-coding sequences here:
- a CDS encoding acetyl-CoA C-acyltransferase, whose amino-acid sequence is MQEVFIVSVARTPVGSFGGVLSSLSTIQLGALVVDAVVKRAGIPSTAVQEVIMGNVCSANLGQAPARQAALNGGLAANTVCTTVNKVCASGMKAISMAAQSIQLGVSEIVIAGGMESMSNIPYYVPNARWGMKYGNSELIDGLHKDGLMNIYDKLAMGVFSDQTAKKYSISREEQDAYAISSYQKSAQTTADGGFTTEIVPVSIAQKKGDPLLVNKDEEFTKVDFSKIPSLKPSFTSDGTATAANSSTLNDGASALLLMNAAKLKEYNLTPIARIVSYADAEQAPEWFTTTPCIVTPLALKRAGLQKDQISYFEINEAFAVVPLAFSKILDLDLQKINIHGGAISLGHPIGSSGARIVCTLSQILRQQQAQYGLATICNGGGGGTAVIIERM